One genomic window of Denticeps clupeoides chromosome 14, fDenClu1.1, whole genome shotgun sequence includes the following:
- the tdrd15 gene encoding tudor domain-containing protein 15 translates to MWNASHGAASCALWPVDIRITHVDCKPAETLIHFQGQYLTTFELDYNILHVEIQNAEKKEVSVKVGELCLVEDALSGHWFRGRVQNQQNELFDVFLIDYGNVLTVKSKHLACATDELLMLPPKVICGFFANVLPVSECWDHLAEKYFLSLIGSTVSGFICAFLPHKVLLLEAPGITGDLIRRDLGKYVNTDMFLMLVEMLVEVPVNRNCGPVPDMLIDAHISPKFLLKPAVENIYSVYGPKLTVGKKERVRITGGVSQKAFYCQMTCMEGDLEDMAKKLTKICESRSQRNRDAGNLGLMCSVKGKDDKWHRGFIHNIFLNAQVRVMFVDYGFCELVEGTNIAEIPSDFLMKPIMAFPCAMSCLNQKEEVVNTQQMNLLKKGLLGEIVQVHIDDFDSQSKVYFVTLHNAESYADQISEKLAGKSSDELEIDSSLPATLSLQQMPLVPDYSVQMEEFQEGAVFEGYVEHVHTPSSFWLRTATSNQRFEDMMMKLTEYFSGLQLEEEVLEDPVPGAICCAMYEKDRHYYRAIVTDILEHGSEVFFIDFGNTEKVPSMLVKKLPKRFATEPGFALNCSLVHVIPVQDVWTMAANDFFRQAVSNKALLVHVVHKRSNHFLVDLHEKGSHPNISITDLMTSAEMAENWKNVKTSEPTDICQDSNQRQNSLGKRLQSSGQIGGPEKTTVPEQKQNVISHAKSKSENTTKQAHNQMEIFRIHKYAPGSELEVCCSQINSPSDFWCQNLSKISTLDKLMHEMQVYYKNNSEPLQPCAHVCAAKLKDDGRWYRGYILAVNLDMYKVVFVDYGLTINETMHNLQTLPKQFIEIEAQGFRCSLYNLIEPKDAKVWDSSAARALRQFVSEGSATVTCIIHSWLYVTNMGLYNVVDLCKTSQKASTHLVEKGLAVRMATPKQLVSSTCPLSFFYSSFDLEIGSIEKVYVTHVGSPWEIYLQLDRNGEQFENLLNKIAEESAKTSDPASVAHPGNMWLAKYVSDGKWYRAIRKPVVNDQIFEAFFIDYGNRQVVEKGSLRIIPRSATALLLTPMQAVKCSLLNVTRGDLLAEVNKWLDNAICNKAIQATIVAKGKDGSFVCDLFDEDTHINEKVRELIRHGKEERAIVPVKDCNENVKPDKCSLAIPSNKKYHSQEKAKEDTRLNLTVKAQTRKSTHARPLLQAENQKASPPHSTQNRDGTTSKCTKSVVKPEMSTVELTKFSRLPGLKLNPGFRGTGFVSHMNSVNNFYIQLEEHEWKILKMVEELNSSLFRQNTEPASGATIGDLIAAEFDEDNALYRAVVIDDCMATHFKVAFVDYGNVTSVEKKNTLKLTGLFLTQPRLSIPCCLATNHGFADNTSFETAVDKKPLTVEFIRNLQAQWEVKIELQEDSFVHTPPASQEKSNTRDKEEPLTLGMASVPSMAASSSQEGQPRNDEKLNGFDETWKEADMLLKEVLKPLMGESVRLMFVSYSETLQLWNVEFIVNGHLLAQQSKMLSVPCSESSGPRLGSTPDVCPNNNLEEAQSERTHPKLLTAPVQMDVACSGFAVSVTTPDEFCVTLDYMFPTTETVSNVLENLPNNLAETPMVTFQCSLRGIRPAQGEKWSDDATNIFQESVCGKKIQVCFRQQLSETRWEVDIVTEGADVAKKLVDTGHASYIDLLLGLGLEKSTTLDTADDFSRLMQAEDELYWDAQPDVAEEPTNRPTSLSQSPNRTSQHNASGMKQCVQM, encoded by the exons ATGTGGAAT gCCTCGCATGGCGCTGCATCATGTGCGCTGTGGCCTGTGGACATCAGAATAACACATGTGGACTGCAAACCCGCTGAGACATTGATTCACTTCCAGGGTCAGTATTTGACAACCTTCGAGTTAGACTACAACATACTACATGTTGAGATTCAGAATGCGGAAAAAAAGGAGGTGTCTGTGAAGGTTGGCGAGCTCTGTTTGGTAGAAGATGCCCTGTCTGGTCACTGGTTCAGAGGTCGAGTGCAAAACCAGCAGAATGAACTATTTGATGTCTTCCTCATTGATTATGGAAATGTCCTGACTGTCAAATCCAAGCATTTGGCCTGTGCCACAGACGAACTACTCATGCTGCCCCCAAAGGTCATCTGTGGATTTTTTGCTAATGTGTTACCAGTCAGCGAATGCTGGGATCATCTGGCAGAAAAATACTTTCTGTCCCTGATTGGAAGTACTGTTAGTGGATTCATTTGCGCCTTTTTGCCCCATAAAGTCCTTTTGCTGGAGGCACCAGGCATTACAGGGGATCTGATCAGGAGGGATTTGGGAAAATATGTGAACACAGACATGTTTCTGATGCTTGTAGAAATGCTGGTAGAAGTCCCAGTCAATCGAAACTGTGGACCAGTCCCAGATATGTTGATTGATGCACACATCAGTCCCAAATTCCTTTTGAAACCAGCGGTTGAGAACATATACTCAGTCTATGGTCCCAAGCTTACTGTGGGTAAAAAAGAGAGAGTTCGCATCACTGGTGGGGTAAGCCAAAAGGCATTCTACTGCCAGATGACATGCATGGAGGGAGATCTGGAAGATATGGCCAAAAAACTGACAAAGATTTGTGAGTCCAGGAGCCAAAGAAACCGTGACGCAGGAAACCTGGGCTTGATGTGTTCAGTCAAAGGGAAAGATGATAAGTGGCACAGGGGCTTTATCCACAACATCTTTCTAAATGCTCAGGTGAGGGTCATGTTTGTTGACTATGGATTTTGCGAACTGGTGGAAGGCACAAATATCGCTGAGATTCCCTCAGATTTTCTCATGAAGCCGATCATGGCCTTCCCATGTGCCATGTCCTGCTTGAACcagaaggaggaggtggtgaaTACTCAGCAGATGAATTTACTGAAGAAAGGACTCCTTGGGGAAATCGTGCAAGTTCATATCGATGACTTTGACAGTCAAAGTAAGGTTTACTTTGTCACACTACATAATGCTGAAAGTTATGCAGATCAAATAAGTGAGAAGCTGGCAGGAAAGAGTTCTGATGAGCTTGAGATTGACAGCAGTTTGCCTGCAACGTTGTCTCTGCAACAAATGCCTCTGGTTCCGGATTATTCTGTCCAAATGGAAGAATTCCAAGAAGGCGCAGTGTTTGAAGGCTACGTGGAGCATGTCCATACTCCTTCCAGCTTCTGGCTAAGAACCGCAACAAGCAACCAAAGGTTTGAAGACATGATGATGAAACTTACCGAGTACTTCAGTGGACTGCAGCTGGAGGAAGAGGTTCTCGAAGATCCAGTGCCAGGGGCGATTTGCTGTGCGATGTATGAAAAAGACAGGCATTACTACCGGGCCATTGTTACAGACATTCTTGAACATGGATCAGAGGTATTCTTCATAGATTTTGGGAATACTGAAAAAGTGCCCAGCATGCTTGTTAAGAAGCTGCCAAAAAGGTTTGCAACTGAACCAGGTTTTGCACTGAACTGCTCTTTGGTTCATGTCATTCCGGTGCAAGATGTCTGGACGATGGctgcaaatgatttttttaggCAAGCAGTGTCAAACAAAGCTCTTCTGGTGCACGTTGTTCACAAAAGAAGCAACCATTTCCTTGTGGACTTGCATGAAAAGGGGAGCCATCCAAACATCAGCATTACCGATCTCATGACATCAGCAGAAATGGCAGAGAACTGGAAGAATGTCAAGACATCTGAGCCCACTGACATATGTCAAGATTCCAATCAAAGGCAAAACTCGTTGGGGAAGAGGTTACAAAGCAGTGGCCAAATTGGTGGACCAGAGAAAACCACTGTTCCTGAGCAGAAGCAGAATGTCATTTCACATGCTAAATCCAAAAGTGAAAACACTACCAAACAAGCACACAATCAGATGGAAATATTCAGAATCCATAAATACGCTCCTGGAAGTGAACTTGAAGTTTGCTGTTCACAAATCAATTCACCATCAGATTTTTGGTGTCAAAATTTGAGTAAAATTAGCACTTTGGACAAACTGATGCATGAAATGCAGGTCTATTACAAGAATAATTCCGAACCATTACAGCCATGTGCACATGTCTGTGCCGCAAAGCTGAAGGATGATGGCCGTTGGTATAGAGGCTACATTCTGGCAGTAAATCTGGATATGTATAAAGTGGTCTTTGTAGATTATGGCTTGACCATTAATGAGACAATGCACAATCTCCAAACACTGCCAAAGCAATTTATTGAAATTGAGGCGCAAGGGTTCAGATGCAGCCTTTATAATTTGATTGAACCCAAAGATGCTAAGGTTTGGGATTCCAGTGCAGCCAGGGCACTACGTCAGTTTGTTTCTGAGGGATCAgccactgtcacatgcatcatTCACAGTTGGCTTTATGTGACAAACATGGGCCTGTACAACGTTGTTGACCTCTGCAAAACATCTCAGAAAGCATCCACGCATCTTGTAGAGAAAGGCCTTGCTGTCAGAATGGCAACTCCAAAGCAGCTTGTCTCCTCAACTTGCCCTTTGTCTTTTTTCTATTCTTCATTTGACCTTGAAATTGGAAGCATAGAGAAGGTATATGTCACACATGTGGGCAGTCCATGGGAGATATACCTCCAGTTGGATCGAAATGGAGAACAATTTGAAAACCTACTGAACAAAATTGCAGAGGAAAGTGCCAAAACCTCTGATCCAGCCTCTGTGGCTCATCCTGGAAATATGTGGCTAGCAAAATATGTTTCTGATGGAAAGTGGTACAGAGCAATCAGAAAACCTGTCGTGAACGATCAGATTTTTGAAGCTTTTTTCATTGACTACGGAAATAGGCAGGTTGTCGAAAAAGGCAGCCTCAGGATCATTCCCAGGAGTGCCACAGCTTTGCTTCTGACACCTATGCAAGCTGTCAAGTGCAGTCTCTTAAATGTCACTAGAGGTGATTTACTGGCAGAGGTCAACAAATGGCTTGACAATGCAATTTGCAACAAGGCTATTCAAGCTACAATTGTTGCCAAAGGCAAGGATGGAAGTTTTGTGTGTGACCTGTTTGATGAGGACACTCACATAAATGAAAAGGTCCGAGAACTCATCAGACATGGTAAGGAAGAAAGAGCCATTGTACCGGTAAAAGACTGCAATGAAAACGTCAAGCCTGACAAATGCTCATTGGCTATACCAAGCAATAAAAAATACCACAGTCAGGAAAAAGCAAAGGAAGATACAAGACTCAACTTGACAGTAAAAGCACAAACCAGAAAGTCTACTCATGCAAGACCATTACTCCAAGCAGAAAACCAAAAGGCTTCACCCCCTCACTCTACCCAGAATAGAGATGGCACCACATCCAAATGTACTAAAAGTGTAGTCAAACCTGAGATGTCCACTGTAGAACTTACAAAGTTTTCAAGGCTGCCGGGGCTCAAACTAAATCCTGGCTTCAGAGGGACAGGGTTTGTTTCTCACATGAACTCTGTAAATAATTTCTACATTCAATTGGAAGAACATGAATGGAAAATTCTTAAGATGGTTGAAGAGCTCAACAGCTCCCTTTTCAGGCAGAATACTGAACCAGCATCTGGAGCAACCATCGGTGACCTGATTGCAGCTGAATTCGACGAAGATAATGCTCTCTACCGCGCGGTTGTCATAGACGATTGCATGGCTACCCATTTCAAGGTGGCGTTTGTGGATTATGGAAATGTGACTTCTGTTGAGAAGAAGAACACTCTAAAGCTAACCGGGCTTTTCTTGACACAGCCCAGGCTGAGCATTCCCTGCTGTCTGGCTACAAATCATGGTTTTGCAGACAACACTTCCTTTGAAACGGCAGTGGACAAAAAACCACTCACTGTTGAATTCATCCGCAATCTCCAAGCACAATGGGAGGTGAAGATTGAGCTGCAAGAAGACAGTTTTGTACATACACCACCAGCATCACAAGAGAAGAGCAACACCAGAGACAAGGAAGAGCCCTTGACCTTAGGTATGGCTTCAGTACCATCCATGGCAGCCAGCAGTTCCCAAGAGGGCCAGCCAAGAAATGATGAAAAG TTGAATGGATTCGATGAAACGTGGAAGGAAGCAGACATGTTACTGAAGGAAGTTCTCAAACCATTGATGGGCGAGAGTGTCAGACTGATGTTTGTGTCTTATTCAGAGACTCTTCAGTTGTGGAACGTCGAGTTCATTGTGAATGGACACCTGCTTGCTCAGCAGAGTAAAATGCTTTCCGTACCATGCTCTGAGAGCAGTGGCCCACGACTTGGTAGCACACCTGACGTTTGTCCTAACAATAATCTGGAGGAAGCACAGTCTGAAAGGACCCATCCAAAACTGCTAACGGCACCTGTTCAGATGGATGTAGCATGCTCAGGCTTTGCTGTTAGTGTAACCACACCTGATGAGTTCTGCGTGACTCTTGATTATATGTTCCCCACCACAGAGACCGTGTCCAATGTTCTGGAGAACCTGCCAAACAATCTGGCTGAAACACCAATGGTCACTTTTCAGTGTTCACTAAGAGGAATACGGCCAGCACAGGGGGAGAAATGGTCAGATGATGCGACCAACATCTTCCAGGAGTCGGTGTGTGGGAAAAAGATACAAGTGTGCTTCAGGCAGCAGTTATCAGAGACTCGGTGGGAGGTGGATATCGTGACAGAAGGTGCTGATGTTGCCAAAAAACTGGTTGACACTGGTCATGCTTCCTACATCGATCTATTGCTTGGCCTCGGATTGGAAAAATCCACGACTTTGGACACTGCGGATGATTTTTCAAGACTGATGCAAGCTGAAGATGAGCTGTATTGGGACGCACAGCCTGATGTAGCGGAAGAACCCACCAATCGACCAACATCCCTTAGTCAAAGTCCGAACAGAACGTCGCAGCACAACGCTTCTGGAATGAAACAGT GTGTTCAGATGTGA
- the LOC114803414 gene encoding transcription factor Adf-1 gives MEERLIAAVSDYPELYNSTLNSYKDADRKAKAWRAVSLQVELPEEDCRRKWKSLRDMFIKDKRSEQRRLASGSSHRSWKYSWQMSFLTPFIQSRSAQASASMDDAEDERDDEDRDEERRTDGNSSFVIHEIEGEHSGLEASAHYPSSGSQGSTRKRKWQVDGTEDLEDEMFLFSLLPYLRRLSYAKKSAVKLKIHQLLYEAEFQ, from the exons ATGGAGGAGAGGCTAATTGCTGCTGTTTCGGATTACCCAGAGTTGTACAATTCCACTCTAAATTCGTACAAGGACGCGGACAGGAAGGCAAAAGCGTGGAGGGCCGTTAGCTTGCAAGTTGAATTACCAg aGGAGGACTGTCGGAGAAAATGGAAGAGTTTGAGAGACATGTTCATCAAGGACAAGCGGTCGGAGCAACGGCGCCTTGCATCTGGGAGCAGTCACAGGAGCTGGAAGTACAGCTGGCAGATGTCCTTCCTCACGCCGTTCATTCAGTCCAGGTCGGCTCAGGCCAGCGCGTCCATGGACGACGCGGAGGACGAGCGCGACGACGAGGACCGGGACGAGGAAAGACGCACCGACGGCAATTCGTCTTTCGTTATCCACGAGATTGAGGGCGAGCACAGTGGACTGGAGGCTTCAGCTCACTACCCTTCCTCGGGCTCCCAGGGGTCCACGCGCAAGAGGAAGTGGCAGGTGGATGGAACCGAGGACTTGGAGGACGAGATGTTCCTCTTCAGCTTACTTCCGTATCTCAGACGACTATCGTACGCAAAAAAGAGTGCAGTCAAACTCAAAATCCACCAGCTGCTATATGAAGCGGAATTTCAGTAG